The stretch of DNA CAGTCGGTACTCGACGGCACGAACAGGCCCTGTTCCAGCAAGTGGACCGCCTGCAGGTGCTCCAGCATGTGGCCGACGAGCCCGCCGACGTCCGGTGTGGCCCGCCGTGCAATCGCTGGCCGGACACCGGCCGTACGGTGGCATTCGCCGCACTCGGCGAAGAGCGTCGCGGTGGCACGCGCGGCCTGAGCGAGGTTCGTCGCCTCTGCCGCGCGCCGTCCTGCCACGCGGATCGGGAAGAGGAACGGCTGCGAGGTCGGCGGGAGGCCGGCAGGCAGCTCGATCTCGGCGAGCTCGCGGGCCGGCGGCCGCACGGCCGCAAGGTCGCCGCGGATGACCGCCTCGTGCACCTTCGTGATCTGCAGGAAATGATGCGCCATCTCCGCGCGCCGCTCGGGCAACGACGCCGCGCCCTGCGCGTGCACGACGCCTGGCGCCTCGTGGATCTGGAGCAGCAGAACGCCGGCGAAGATCAGGACCGGGCCTGCCGCGGTCAACGCTCTGATGGGCTGTCTCATGATGCGCCCCCGGCGATCTGCCGCAAACCCCATGCCGCACACGCCCACGGCCGAGCCGGAAGTCGAGATACGATGGACGCGGGTTATTCCCGAGCGCCCTGCAGTTCTTTCGCAGACGCGCTGACCCGCTGTTCCGAAGGAGACGTTCGTGGCTCACGCGCCCGCTGTCCTCTGTCCCGTCGACTTCTCCACCGCCTCGCGTGGCGCACTGCGCTACGCCGCGGCGGTAGCGGAGCACTTCGGGTCCGCGCTGCTCGTCCTGACCGTGAGCGACCCGCTCTTGACCGAGGTGGCGGAGCTGCAGATGGGCGCCGCCTGGCTCGAGGACAACGTCGAAACCGAACTGCGACGCTTCGTCGACGAAACGCTGGGCGGCGGCCGGGCCGTCACGCCCGAGCTCATCGCCACCACGGGGAAGGCTCCCCAGCGGATTCTCGACGTCGCGCGCGACCGCGGCGTCGACCTGGTCGTCATGAGCAGCCACGGGCTCACCGGCATTCGCAAGCTGTTCTTCGGCGCGACGACCGAACGCGTGCTTCGCGAAACCGACGTGCCGGTGCTCGTGACGCCCGCCGCCGACGAAGGGCCGGGCGATCTCGACGAGCTCAAAGGCACCGGCCGCCCCGTGCTCGTGCCGGTCGAGCTTTCGGTCGAGGGGGTCGCGTCCCGCCAACTGACCGTCGCCGCCGCCGTCTGTCAGGCGCTCGACGTGCCGTTGCTCTTCGCGCACGTCGTCGAACCGCTGCGCATTCCCGTACCGGTCCCGATGTCGTTGCCCAACGTCGACGCCGAGCGCCGGACGCGCGCCGAGTCGCTCTTCGCTCAGTTGACCGCGACCCTGCCCGCGGCGATCAAGCGGGAGGCTCTCGTCGCTTACGGCGATCCGGCCGAGGAGATCGCGAAGATCGCCAAGGACCGTCACGCCGGCCTGATCGTGATGGGCCTCCACGCGACGTCGCTGACGGGACCGCGGATGGGATCGGTCACCTATCGCGTGCTCTGTCTCGCGCCGACGGTCGTGCTCGCGCTGCCTCCGGCATCGCCGGCCGCGTGATAGCCTGTCACTCCGTACGAGGCCACTGACATGTCGAGCGCCCTCTTCTCATGGTCACGCCGGCGGCTCCGCGCCGGGTTCCTGTGCATCGCTGCCGCCCTGCTCCTGATGGTCAGCGCCGGCGCCCTCACCGCGGCGCGCAGCTCGAAATGGTGGTGGGACAACCTCGGCGGGCCGACGAGCTCGCACTACGTGGACCTCGATCAGGTGAACAAGGCGAACGTCGGCCGGCTCGAGGTCGCCTGGTTCTATCCCTACGGCAACCTCGGCTTCAACCCGATCGTCGTCGAAGACGTGATGTACGTGTCCGGGCGCAACAACGCGCTCATCGCGCTCGACGCGTCGACCGGAAAGGAAATCTGGATCCACGAGAACATCCCGGGCTTGTCGGTGCGCGGCGTCAACTACTGGCAGAGCACCGACGGCAAGGACAAGCGCATCCTGTTCACGACCGGGCCGTTCCTTCAGGCGCTCGACGCGAAGACCGGCAAGTCGGTCCTGGCGTTCGGCACGAACGGCCACGTGGATCTGCGCCAGGGCCTCGACCGCGGCGAGTACGGCGTGCGCGTGCCGAACCCCGGCAAGGTGTTCGAGAACCTGCTGATCCTCGGGTCGGCGCCCGGTGAGGGCTGGATGTCGCCGCCCGGCGACATTCGCGCGTACGACGTGCAGACCGGCAAGCTCGTGTGGCAGTTCCACACCGTGCCGCGTCCCGGCGAGTTCGGCTACGAGACGTGGCCGAAAGACGCGTACAAGTACGTCGGCGGCGCCAACACGTGGGGCGAGATGTCCGTCGACGAAGCGCGCGGCATCGTGTACTTGCCGACGGGGTCGGGCACGTACGACTTCTACGGCGGCGATCGGCACGGCGCGAATCTCTTCGCCAACTGCCTGCTCGCGCTCGACGCGAGGACGGGCAAGCGGCTGTGGCACTTCCAGAACATCCACCACGACCTCTGGGACTGGGACAACGTCTCGGCGCCGCAGCTCGTGACCATCCGCCACAACGGCCGGCGGGTCGATGCGGTGGCGATGGCCGGCAAGACGGGGTTCCTCTACGTCTTCGATCGCGTCTCGGGCCAGCCGATCTGGCCGATCGAGGAGCGCCCGGTGCCGCAAACCGACGTGCCGGGCGAGCAGTCGTGGCCGACGCAGCCCTTCCCCACCGTCGTGCCGCCGTTCGGCCGTCAGCACTTCACCGTGGACGACATCAACCCGTGGCTGCTCACCAAGGAGCAGCAGGACGACTGGAAAGCGCGCGTCCCGGCGATGCGCAACGAAGGGCTCTTCACGCCGCCCGCGCTCCGCGAGACGGTGTCGATGCCGGGCAACCAGGGCGGTTCCAACTGGGGCACGACGGCCGCCAATCCCGACAAGGGCTACGTCTACGTCCTCAACATCGACGC from Acidobacteriota bacterium encodes:
- a CDS encoding universal stress protein, with protein sequence MAHAPAVLCPVDFSTASRGALRYAAAVAEHFGSALLVLTVSDPLLTEVAELQMGAAWLEDNVETELRRFVDETLGGGRAVTPELIATTGKAPQRILDVARDRGVDLVVMSSHGLTGIRKLFFGATTERVLRETDVPVLVTPAADEGPGDLDELKGTGRPVLVPVELSVEGVASRQLTVAAAVCQALDVPLLFAHVVEPLRIPVPVPMSLPNVDAERRTRAESLFAQLTATLPAAIKREALVAYGDPAEEIAKIAKDRHAGLIVMGLHATSLTGPRMGSVTYRVLCLAPTVVLALPPASPAA
- a CDS encoding PQQ-binding-like beta-propeller repeat protein, with product MSSALFSWSRRRLRAGFLCIAAALLLMVSAGALTAARSSKWWWDNLGGPTSSHYVDLDQVNKANVGRLEVAWFYPYGNLGFNPIVVEDVMYVSGRNNALIALDASTGKEIWIHENIPGLSVRGVNYWQSTDGKDKRILFTTGPFLQALDAKTGKSVLAFGTNGHVDLRQGLDRGEYGVRVPNPGKVFENLLILGSAPGEGWMSPPGDIRAYDVQTGKLVWQFHTVPRPGEFGYETWPKDAYKYVGGANTWGEMSVDEARGIVYLPTGSGTYDFYGGDRHGANLFANCLLALDARTGKRLWHFQNIHHDLWDWDNVSAPQLVTIRHNGRRVDAVAMAGKTGFLYVFDRVSGQPIWPIEERPVPQTDVPGEQSWPTQPFPTVVPPFGRQHFTVDDINPWLLTKEQQDDWKARVPAMRNEGLFTPPALRETVSMPGNQGGSNWGTTAANPDKGYVYVLNIDAVAILKLDDVRQKVGGFQSMGAGIEAGRAAFNARCAECHGEDMKNPKDDAPSLVGVTERYSEDIIAQTVTGGYGNMRAVPNVDNVELTAILTYLAASSGSGGPAGRGAAPPAFPAGPVVASGGAPIPALQNASGATPPARRYPGNGANGGNAAYPEGVAVPATRYVSEWGVQALATKPPYSTLTAYDLNTGAIKWQIPTGDDPATIAAGGPKNTGSPMLRNGIMPTKAGLIFMAGNDGKMRAYDEETGKTVWEGPLPGPSRGVPAIYESKGRQFIVVAALPPGGGRGGAVGTNVPGGPAKPVDPNAPRGYIAFALPRR